A window from Mytilus galloprovincialis chromosome 8, xbMytGall1.hap1.1, whole genome shotgun sequence encodes these proteins:
- the LOC143085333 gene encoding uncharacterized protein LOC143085333 — protein sequence MISLFGILLYFDVNFTFRLSQVAGAKLMAGNTSIADLGDKYRPTRIAELYSELYDNEWTEAVDDLSTKWSEDIIVRHLFIILQGCNKACCQLASQQIQDLVRKLFLDTSSDVTQFLKQHTTEIKQLMDARKAIAINVANVLSKDFDRNPTFREYLRNYEWSDEEIIYQITKQKFFEKCIALCWLMAVQDPEMYLDGDVEHRTKFDKDRYREYTKSGPLFLCSIWPALYLHKNGPLMIKGVAQACG from the exons ATGATTAGTTTATTTGGTATATTATTATACTTTGATGTGAATTTTACATTTAGGTTGAGCCAGGTAGCTGGAGCAAAACTTATGGCAGGCAATACCAGCATCGCAGACTTGGGGGATAAATACAGACCGACTAGAATAGCAGAATTATATTCTGAGCTTTATGACAATGAATGGACAGAAGCAGTAGATGACCTCAGCACAAAATGGTCTGAGGACATAATAGTTCGCCATTTATTCATAATACTCCAG GGATGTAATAAAGCATGCTGTCAGCTAGCAAGTCAACAAATACAGGACTTAGTTCGGAAGTTATTTTTAGATACATCATCTGAT GTTACACAATTCCTTAAACAACATACTACAGAGATAAAACAATTGATGGATGCACGAAAGGCAATTGCTATCAATGTCGCAAATGTACTAAGTAAG GATTTCGACAGAAACCCTACGTTCCGTGAATACTTACGTAACTACGAATGGTCAGACGAAgaaataatttaccaaataacCAAGCAGAAGTTTTTTGAAAAGTGTATTGCACTGTGTTGGTTGATGGCGGTTCAAGATCCTGAAATGTACCTTGACGGCGATGTTGAGCACAGAACTAAGTTTGATAAGGATCGATACAGAGAATACACAAAAAGTGGACCCCTGTTTCTGTGTAGCATTTGGCCTGCCTTGTATCTTCACAAGAATGGGCCATTGATGATAAAAGGTGTAGCACAGGCTTGTGGCTGA